A single genomic interval of Rosistilla ulvae harbors:
- a CDS encoding LamG domain-containing protein, with protein MFKMLNANVLRSAVLATTTMVSCFAGAVARAEEPAAKGPATEVTKLDGLVAFWDFQEPAGQPRITRAGEPLALQEMKGPIARVDGGVFGPHAARIRSGQWFMIPRPQIGGLDIHGPEAQVTVVAWIRRDGKQHWQAIAGAWDETRRKRQYCLFLNAPRGTKADEMKRYPLKNRIHGHVSGVGGPTPGERYCITYSSGATEISLKEWHCLAMTYDGQQSCVYVDGRLDARSQYNPFPYTNGLFDGGSDGAAFTVGAVHRSEEWGNFFDGEIGGLAVFRRALSERELLSLANQIPLPDASGDR; from the coding sequence ATGTTCAAGATGTTAAACGCAAACGTGTTGCGCTCCGCCGTGCTGGCGACCACGACAATGGTTAGCTGTTTCGCGGGTGCCGTGGCCCGTGCCGAAGAGCCTGCCGCAAAAGGCCCGGCCACCGAGGTGACGAAGCTCGACGGACTTGTCGCGTTTTGGGACTTCCAAGAACCGGCCGGACAGCCGCGGATTACGCGAGCTGGAGAACCGTTGGCACTTCAAGAAATGAAGGGGCCGATCGCACGTGTCGATGGAGGCGTGTTTGGTCCCCATGCGGCTCGGATCCGATCGGGACAATGGTTCATGATCCCGCGACCTCAGATCGGCGGGCTCGACATCCATGGACCGGAGGCTCAAGTGACGGTCGTCGCTTGGATCCGGCGCGATGGGAAGCAGCACTGGCAAGCGATCGCCGGGGCTTGGGATGAGACGCGGCGGAAGCGGCAGTACTGCCTGTTCCTCAACGCACCTCGTGGCACCAAAGCCGACGAGATGAAGCGTTACCCGTTAAAGAATCGCATCCACGGCCACGTCTCTGGCGTCGGCGGGCCCACGCCGGGCGAGCGATACTGCATCACGTATTCCAGCGGCGCGACGGAGATCTCGCTGAAGGAATGGCATTGTCTGGCGATGACTTACGATGGCCAACAATCGTGCGTCTACGTCGACGGCCGGCTCGATGCTCGCTCGCAATACAACCCGTTCCCCTACACCAATGGCTTGTTCGACGGCGGATCCGATGGCGCCGCATTCACTGTCGGCGCAGTCCATCGCAGCGAGGAATGGGGCAACTTTTTTGACGGCGAGATCGGCGGGCTGGCTGTCTTCCGGCGGGCGTTGAGCGAACGCGAACTGCTTTCGTTGGCGAATCAGATTCCGCTGCCCGATGCCTCGGGCGATCGCTGA
- a CDS encoding DUF5690 family protein, whose protein sequence is MDTPSRSNPTVWQSAAAWSPMLWGSMAAFGTYFCMYAFRKPFTVIDYDDLTAWGWGYKTVAVAAQVFGYMVSKFLGIKVLSELPTNRRAISIIGLILFAELALIGFGLVPAPYNLICLVLNGLPLGMVFGLVLGFLEGRKQTEALAAILCTSFILSDGVTKSVGKGLLDMGVPGFWMPASAGALFLLPLFGFVWMLRQIPPPSEADIEARSERTPLTSQERRAFFSRYAWGLTPLLVMYLLVTIVRSVRSDFAPQLWESLGVATTPELFSYSELWVGLGVTLANGAAMLVSDNYRGFKLALATCSIGFAILLMSTYGQHVGLISPFLFMVLIGVGLYLPYVATHTTIFERLIAMTRDRGNLVHLMYLADSIGYLGYVGVMLTKNAFQPGGDFMAFFRPTCYAVGLVSLLCMIGCQCYFSLRASRQTLAPPPIPIEQPAT, encoded by the coding sequence ATGGACACACCATCCCGTAGCAATCCAACCGTCTGGCAATCCGCAGCGGCTTGGTCACCAATGCTTTGGGGCAGCATGGCCGCCTTCGGCACCTACTTCTGCATGTATGCCTTCCGCAAACCGTTTACCGTGATCGACTATGACGACCTCACGGCATGGGGGTGGGGCTATAAAACAGTTGCCGTGGCGGCGCAGGTGTTCGGATACATGGTGTCGAAGTTTCTGGGGATCAAGGTTCTTTCGGAACTGCCGACCAATCGCCGCGCGATCAGCATCATCGGCTTGATCCTGTTCGCCGAACTCGCGTTGATCGGATTCGGATTGGTTCCGGCACCGTATAACTTAATCTGCCTGGTATTAAACGGCTTGCCGTTGGGAATGGTCTTTGGCTTGGTCCTTGGATTCCTGGAAGGTCGCAAGCAAACCGAAGCGTTGGCGGCGATCCTTTGCACCAGCTTTATCCTTTCCGATGGCGTCACCAAGTCGGTCGGCAAGGGCTTGCTGGATATGGGCGTTCCGGGATTTTGGATGCCTGCGTCCGCTGGCGCGCTGTTCCTTCTCCCGCTGTTCGGTTTTGTCTGGATGCTGCGACAGATCCCGCCCCCCAGCGAAGCCGATATCGAAGCCCGCAGCGAACGGACACCACTCACTTCGCAAGAACGTCGCGCTTTCTTCTCGCGCTACGCCTGGGGTTTAACGCCGCTGTTGGTGATGTATTTGTTAGTCACCATCGTGCGCAGCGTCCGTTCCGACTTTGCTCCACAACTCTGGGAGAGCCTAGGCGTCGCAACGACTCCCGAGCTGTTCAGTTACTCCGAACTATGGGTCGGCCTCGGCGTCACCCTAGCCAACGGAGCGGCGATGCTGGTCAGCGACAACTACCGCGGGTTTAAACTCGCCCTGGCAACCTGTTCGATCGGGTTTGCGATCTTGCTGATGTCGACTTATGGGCAACACGTCGGACTGATCTCGCCGTTCCTGTTTATGGTCTTGATCGGCGTCGGACTCTACCTTCCCTACGTCGCCACGCACACCACGATCTTTGAGCGATTGATTGCGATGACGCGCGATCGCGGCAATCTCGTCCACTTGATGTACCTTGCCGATTCGATCGGCTACCTCGGATACGTCGGCGTGATGCTGACCAAAAACGCGTTCCAACCGGGAGGCGATTTCATGGCGTTCTTCCGCCCCACCTGTTACGCCGTCGGCCTCGTATCGCTGCTCTGCATGATCGGATGCCAATGCTACTTTTCGCTCCGCGCCAGCCGCCAAACTCTCGCCCCCCCACCGATCCCAATCGAACAACCTGCGACTTAG